From Trichomycterus rosablanca isolate fTriRos1 chromosome 18, fTriRos1.hap1, whole genome shotgun sequence, the proteins below share one genomic window:
- the nfil3 gene encoding nuclear factor interleukin-3-regulated protein, translating to MQAIKNEPPYNRDDALVLAVALQGADRDLTGQNLPNMSFKAKANTCRRKREFIPDEKKDNLYWERRRKNNEAAKRSREKRRINDMVLENKLMALGEENASLKTELLSLKLKFGLLSSAAYAQEVQKISTATNSLFEELMSPDGDKSPYPKEVDSSCLSSSCISVIKHSPHSTSSDGSDSSRTPEIFKQEANESASFARERSSPYELYRNYLNSHPHYSYSQPSPFLQLTRSSSNSPRTSDGDDGIVSKSSDGEDEQQVPRGLASSSADQKSVIVSAVKVPDASASALPHKLRIKSRARQIKVESIDPDYDTSVKLSSPIDMSARGCYQIGHGTTPEYTQSGLSPLSPQANRIQDWSQQSEYWLKNQPEVLPVAYKNRLCPDSPGPVTNKLVDLRDGCYTISESENLYLKKGISDLSAEVVSLKKLFATRQGSVIESTKSTTKHDLFLKGCYSN from the coding sequence ATGCAGGCCATTAAGAACGAGCCTCCTTACAACAGAGACGATGCCCTGGTTTTAGCCGTGGCTCTGCAGGGTGCAGACAGGGACTTGACCGGTCAGAACCTCCCCAACATGTCCTTCAAGGCCAAAGCAAACACGTGCCGCAGAAAGCGAGAGTTTATTCCAGACGAAAAGAAGGACAATCTTTACTGGGAGCGGAGGCGCAAGAACAATGAGGCGGCCAAGCGCTCTCGGGAGAAGCGCCGCATCAACGACATGGTCCTGGAGAACAAGCTGATGGCGCTGGGCGAAGAGAACGCCTCGCTTAAAACCGAGCTCTTGTCCCTGAAGTTAAAGTTTGGATTGTTAAGCTCAGCTGCCTATGCTCAGGAGGTGCAAAAGATCTCCACTGCTACTAACTCCCTGTTTGAGGAATTGATGTCGCCTGACGGTGACAAAAGCCCCTACCCCAAAGAGGTGGATTCATCATGTCTGAGCAGCAGCTGCATATCTGTTATCAAGCACTCACCTCACAGCACCTCATCAGATGGATCAGACTCAAGCAGGACTCCCGAGATCTTCAAGCAAGAGGCCAATGAGAGTGCCAGCTTCGCCAGAGAAAGATCCAGTCCATATGAACTTTACAGAAATTACCTGAACAGCCATCCTCACTACAGTTATTCCCAGCCATCCCCTTTCCTACAACTCACCAGATCATCAAGCAACTCCCCCCGTACCTCAGATGGAGACGATGGTATTGTGAGCAAGTCTTCGGATGGGGAAGATGAACAGCAAGTCCCTAGAGGTCTGGCATCCTCCAGTGCAGACCAAAAGAGCGTGATTGTGTCTGCTGTCAAAGTGCCAGATGCCAGCGCTTCAGCTCTGCCCCACAAGCTGCGAATCAAGTCCCGAGCCCGCCAGATCAAAGTGGAGTCTATCGATCCTGATTACGACACCTCAGTGAAGTTGTCTTCCCCAATCGACATGTCTGCGAGAGGATGCTACCAGATAGGTCATGGGACTACACCAGAATACACCCAGTCAGGTCTTAGCCCATTGTCCCCGCAGGCgaacagaatccaggactggAGCCAACAGTCTGAGTACTGGCTCAAAAACCAACCAGAGGTTCTACCAGTTGCCTACAAGAACAGACTCTGCCCTGACTCGCCCGGGCCTGTGACTAACAAACTGGTTGACCTTAGAGATGGCTGCTATACCATCTCGGAATCCGAGAACTTGTACTTGAAAAAAGGCATTTCTGACCTGTCGGCAGAAGTGGTCTCACTAAAAAAACTCTTTGCAACACGTCAGGGGTCCGTTATTGAGTCCACCAAAAGCACTACTAAACATGACTTGTTTTTGAAAGGATGTTATTCAAACTGA